A genome region from Crossiella equi includes the following:
- a CDS encoding glycoside hydrolase family 5 protein has product MGRLKVFGRALATIAAAALSTTAVLATTAQGSPAEINSANVSTQAAAALPPGSPAAVNGQLRVCGLQLCNKNGKAIQLRGMSTHGIQWYSQCVKSASLDALAGDWGGDVLRIAMYIQEGGYETNPRKFTDMVHGYIEEATKRGLYALIDWHQLTPGDPNHNTTRAKTFFKEIAQRHKDKTNIIYDIANEPNGVAWSRIKTYAEAVMPTIRAEDPDSLILVGTHGWGSLGISDGRNEQDIINNPINIPNIMYTFHFYAASHKQEYLDAFTRAAAKLPLFVTEFGTQAATGDGGNDFTWAQRYLDFMKSKKISWTNWNFSDDSRSGAVFKPGTCSGNSFTGTGVLKPAGSWVRERMRTPDEF; this is encoded by the coding sequence ATGGGACGGCTCAAGGTATTCGGCCGCGCACTGGCGACGATCGCCGCCGCCGCGCTGAGTACGACCGCTGTGCTCGCCACCACCGCACAAGGCTCACCCGCCGAGATCAACAGCGCAAACGTTTCCACCCAGGCCGCCGCCGCGCTGCCGCCCGGTTCGCCCGCCGCGGTGAACGGGCAGCTCCGGGTCTGCGGTCTGCAGCTGTGCAACAAGAACGGCAAGGCCATCCAGCTGCGCGGCATGAGCACGCACGGCATCCAGTGGTACAGCCAGTGCGTGAAGTCGGCCTCGCTGGACGCGCTCGCCGGCGACTGGGGCGGTGACGTCCTGCGCATCGCCATGTACATCCAGGAGGGCGGGTACGAGACCAACCCCCGCAAGTTCACCGACATGGTGCACGGCTACATCGAGGAAGCCACCAAGCGCGGCCTGTACGCGCTGATCGACTGGCACCAGCTCACGCCGGGCGACCCGAACCACAACACCACGCGGGCCAAGACCTTCTTCAAGGAGATCGCCCAGCGGCACAAGGACAAGACCAACATCATCTACGACATCGCGAACGAGCCGAACGGTGTCGCCTGGTCCCGGATCAAGACCTACGCCGAGGCCGTCATGCCGACCATCCGCGCGGAGGACCCGGACAGCCTGATCCTGGTCGGCACGCACGGCTGGGGCTCGCTCGGGATCTCCGACGGCCGCAACGAGCAGGACATCATCAACAACCCGATCAACATCCCGAACATCATGTACACGTTCCACTTCTACGCGGCCTCGCACAAGCAGGAGTACCTGGACGCCTTCACCCGGGCGGCCGCGAAGCTGCCGCTGTTCGTGACCGAGTTCGGGACGCAGGCCGCGACCGGTGACGGCGGCAACGACTTCACCTGGGCCCAGCGCTACCTCGACTTCATGAAGTCGAAGAAGATCAGCTGGACCAACTGGAACTTCTCCGACGACAGCCGTTCCGGCGCGGTGTTCAAGCCCGGCACCTGCTCCGGCAACAGCTTCACCGGCACCGGCGTGCTCAAGCCCGCGGGTTCCTGGGTCCGGGAGCGCATGCGCACCCCGGACGAGTTCTAG
- a CDS encoding LysR family transcriptional regulator, whose product MELRHLEYFVAVAEERHFTRAAERVRVAQSGLSASIKALERELGAPLFVRSTRRVELTEAGRALLVEARRTLVSVAAAKDAVAAVQGVLRGTLSLGMVQCLGVIDAPALLARFHAAHPGVEVRLVQSGGARLIEGVKAGRLDLALVDQPKPAPDGVSLAHLATEPLMLVCGREHRFARRERVEWNELADEVFVDFQGDWGARQLTDRVFAAQGMARRVALELNDVHSLLELVGHGLGIAVVPRPMAYKKGFQVAVAELASPAAPNWEASIALRSGEHVSPSAQAFLRLVLGSETLPPAE is encoded by the coding sequence GTGGAGCTTCGGCACCTGGAGTACTTCGTCGCGGTAGCGGAGGAACGGCATTTCACGAGGGCCGCGGAACGGGTGCGAGTCGCCCAGTCCGGACTCTCCGCTTCGATCAAGGCACTGGAACGCGAACTCGGCGCCCCCCTGTTCGTGCGCAGCACCCGGCGGGTGGAGCTCACCGAGGCCGGGCGTGCGCTGCTGGTCGAGGCCCGGCGCACGCTGGTCAGCGTGGCCGCGGCCAAGGACGCGGTGGCGGCCGTCCAGGGCGTGCTGCGCGGCACGCTGTCGCTGGGCATGGTCCAGTGCCTCGGCGTCATCGACGCCCCGGCGCTGCTGGCGCGTTTCCACGCCGCCCACCCGGGGGTTGAGGTGCGCCTGGTGCAGTCCGGCGGCGCCCGGCTGATCGAGGGCGTGAAGGCGGGCCGCCTGGACCTGGCCCTGGTCGACCAGCCCAAACCCGCCCCGGACGGCGTGAGCCTGGCCCACCTGGCCACCGAGCCGCTGATGCTGGTGTGCGGCCGGGAGCACCGCTTCGCCCGGCGCGAACGGGTGGAGTGGAACGAGCTGGCCGACGAGGTCTTCGTCGACTTCCAGGGCGACTGGGGCGCGCGCCAGCTCACCGACCGGGTCTTCGCCGCCCAGGGCATGGCCCGCCGGGTGGCCCTGGAGCTCAACGACGTGCACAGCCTGCTGGAACTGGTCGGGCACGGCCTCGGCATCGCCGTGGTGCCCCGGCCGATGGCCTACAAGAAGGGCTTCCAGGTCGCGGTCGCCGAGCTCGCCTCTCCGGCCGCGCCGAACTGGGAGGCCAGCATCGCGCTGCGCTCCGGCGAGCACGTCAGCCCGTCCGCCCAGGCGTTCCTGCGGCTGGTTCTTGGCAGCGAGACCCTGCCGCCCGCCGAGTAG
- a CDS encoding aldo/keto reductase has protein sequence MRTRRIGDAEVSAIGLGAMPMSSEFGRDRRTSLATVHAALDAGVTLIDTADAYCTNLADFGHNEHFVAEALATFSGDRDRVLVATKGGHTRDEQGVWGTNGSPEYLRRACEASLKRLGVDRIDLYQFHRPDPQVPVAESVGTVRELLDEGKIRFAGVSNFDPAEIRLANDILGGRLAAVQNQFSPAFRSSEPELELCAELGIAFLPWSPLGGMRNAADLGGCFTAFAEVAAGRGVSPQRVCLAWELAKAEVVIPIPGASRTGSVLDSVAAADLELSADELAHLDQA, from the coding sequence ATGAGGACCCGCCGCATCGGCGACGCCGAGGTCAGCGCGATCGGTCTGGGCGCGATGCCCATGTCGTCGGAGTTCGGCCGGGACCGGCGCACGTCGCTGGCCACCGTGCACGCCGCCCTGGACGCGGGCGTCACGCTCATCGACACCGCCGACGCCTACTGCACGAACCTGGCGGACTTCGGCCACAACGAGCACTTCGTGGCCGAGGCGCTGGCGACCTTCTCGGGCGACCGCGACCGCGTGCTGGTGGCCACCAAGGGCGGCCACACCCGCGACGAGCAGGGCGTTTGGGGTACGAACGGCTCGCCGGAGTACCTGCGCCGGGCCTGCGAGGCCTCGCTGAAGCGCCTGGGTGTGGACCGCATCGACCTGTACCAGTTCCACCGCCCGGACCCCCAGGTGCCGGTCGCGGAGTCGGTGGGCACGGTGCGCGAGCTGCTGGACGAGGGCAAGATCCGGTTCGCGGGGGTGTCCAACTTCGACCCGGCCGAGATCCGCCTGGCCAACGACATCCTCGGCGGCAGGCTGGCGGCGGTGCAGAACCAGTTCTCCCCTGCTTTCCGCAGCAGCGAGCCGGAGCTCGAACTGTGCGCGGAGCTGGGCATCGCGTTCCTGCCCTGGAGCCCGCTCGGCGGCATGCGCAACGCGGCTGACCTGGGCGGTTGTTTCACCGCCTTCGCCGAGGTGGCGGCAGGGCGCGGGGTGAGCCCGCAGCGGGTGTGCCTGGCCTGGGAACTGGCCAAGGCGGAGGTGGTCATCCCGATCCCGGGCGCCAGCCGCACCGGGTCGGTGCTGGACTCGGTGGCCGCGGCCGACCTGGAGCTGTCCGCGGACGAGCTGGCCCATCTCGACCAGGCCTGA
- a CDS encoding sigma-70 family RNA polymerase sigma factor, producing the protein MITLLHRQYGQVLMRHAMRLTGNDKYWSEDVVQETLLRAWRHAEKLDRDPDLLRAWLFTVARRIVIDARRSKGIRPQEVDPAPLEVIPEPARTDEALSRIVIKGALDSLSAEHREAVEQTYLKDRSVSEAAALLGVPPGTVKSRVFYALRALRRTLEEQGVTP; encoded by the coding sequence CTGATCACCCTGCTGCACCGCCAGTACGGCCAGGTGCTGATGCGCCACGCCATGCGACTGACCGGCAACGACAAGTACTGGTCCGAGGACGTGGTGCAGGAGACCCTGCTGCGGGCCTGGCGGCACGCGGAGAAGCTGGACCGCGACCCCGACCTGCTGCGCGCGTGGCTGTTCACGGTGGCCCGCCGCATCGTCATCGACGCCCGCCGCAGCAAGGGCATCCGTCCGCAGGAGGTGGACCCGGCCCCGCTGGAGGTCATCCCGGAACCGGCGCGCACCGACGAGGCGCTGTCGCGGATCGTGATCAAGGGCGCCCTGGACAGCCTGAGCGCCGAGCACCGCGAGGCCGTGGAGCAGACCTACCTCAAGGACCGCTCGGTGAGCGAGGCCGCGGCGCTGTTGGGCGTGCCCCCTGGCACGGTGAAGTCACGCGTCTTCTACGCACTGCGCGCCCTGCGCCGTACCTTGGAAGAACAGGGAGTCACGCCATGA